The following coding sequences are from one Coffea arabica cultivar ET-39 chromosome 11e, Coffea Arabica ET-39 HiFi, whole genome shotgun sequence window:
- the LOC113719689 gene encoding protein PLANT CADMIUM RESISTANCE 2-like, which yields MYSSNESDLQKSQPPQNHYNYHSTEAIAPANIPGTWSTGLYDCFSDVPNCCLTLWCPCVTLGRIAGIVDRGSTSREACGALYAVLNILGCACLHSRLYRSRMRKQYNLPATPCGDCLVHFFCEPCALCQEHRELKNRGFDMSLGWQANMDKQNAGVTMAPIVQGGMDR from the exons ATGTATTCATCAAATGAAAGCGATTTGCAGAAATCTCAACCACCTCAAAACCACTACAATTATCATAGCACTGAGGCTATCGCTCCGGCCAATATTCCGGGAACTTGGTCTACTGGGCTCTATGACTGCTTCTCTGATGTCCCAAATT GTTGCTTAACATTGTGGTGTCCATGCGTAACACTCGGACGGATTGCAGGGATTGTAGACAGAGGATCAACCT CTCGCGAGGCATGTGGAGCATTATATGCAGTACTAAATATTTTGGGTTGTGCATGCTTACACTCTCGCCTCTATCGATCAAGGATGAGGAAGCAATATAATTTGCCTGCAACCCCCTGTGGAGAttgtttggttcattttttCTGTGAACCATGTGCCCTGTGTCAAGAGCACCGTGAGCTCAAAAATCGTGGATTTGACATGTCGCTTG GCTGGCAAGCGAATATGGATAAACAGAACGCTGGAGTAACCATGGCTCCCATTGTTCAAGGAGGAATGGATCGTTGA